A stretch of DNA from Pontiella agarivorans:
GATCTTTGTCATGTTGTGCTCAGCTTTTGAAGGAGATTAACCCCGAAATACATGAAGTACACGAAAAAAGGGTGCCCGGGTTGGCTGGAGTGGGCGGGGGAGAAAATTATGTTGATTTTTGAATCACAGAGTCTGGATGTTCATCGCAATCTGGCGATGGAGGAGTATCTGATGGACCGGGTGCAGAATTGTGGTCCGATTCTTTATCTGTGGCGCAGTGCATGCGCTGTGGTGATGGGTAAAAATCAGAATCCATGGCAGGAGTGTCGGCTGGATCTGATGGCAAAAGAGAGTGTGCCGCTGGCGCGCCGGATTTCGGGGGGCGGCACGGTGTATCATGATGCCGGAAATCTTAACTATTGTATAATCACGGGCCGTGAGGAGTATGTTGAAAACGCGGCCTATCAATTGGTTTTCCAGACCTTGGAAAAATTCGGCATCCGGGCGGAGAAAACGGGTAAAAGCAATCTGAGTGTGGATGGCGTTAAATTTTCGGGGAATGCTTTTGCGTTCCGCAAAGGCCGGGTGATGCATCACGGCACCTTGCTTCTGAAAACGGATCTGGAGCGGCTGAACCGCTATCTGGGGTCGATGTTGAAGGGCATTGAGACGCATGCGATTGCCTCGGAACCGGCGAAGGTCATGAATCTCGGGATTGAGCGGCAGCTGCTGGCTGAGGCATTGAAAAAGGAATTTCGGAAAAATTATGCCGACGGCCGGGAGTTCCAATGGCTGGAAGCCGATTTTGATGCCGCGGTCCTCCAGGAGATCGAGGCACGGCAGTTTTCCGATGACTGGAAATTCGGGGCCACGCCGGCTTTCACGCTTGAACGGAACGGGCTGCTATATCGCATCCGGAAGGGCGAGGTTCAAAACGGTGAATTTGCAGGGAAAATGTTTGCAAGTGTGGCGAATTCGTTTGTTTGCTGAATTGACTATGGGAATTTTTAAATCTAGATTTTAAGCATAAACCTACCATTGGAGGATGTAATGAAGTTGTTGGCGAAAGTTTTCTGTTCTGTGGCGTTGGTCTCTCTGTTTGCCGGCTGTGCAAGCAATGACAGTGTGTATATCCCGAAAGTGCCGACGGGGGTCAAGCAGGCATTGATGGACTACGAAAAACTTCCGGATAATAAAGTGTTCATTCTTGCGGTCGATCCGGGGGGCGATTTTGCTTATGCGTTTGAAGGCGGGCAGGCAACACTGAAAGATGCAGCAAAGGTGGCGGTTGAAAAAGTGGAGGCTGCCTGCGAGGCGAATAATGTTCTTTCGCGGCCGTATGTATATGCCCTGAACGACAAAGTGGTCTGGGCGGACACGATTGCCGCGGCAGGCAAGGCTCCGGCTGAAAAAACAGAAAAAGCTGCTTCCGGGCAGGATGCCTCGGATGACAATGCAGAAGCTGAAAACATGTAATAATGTTTGAAGCGAAAGCAACTATTAAAAATGAGGCCGGCATCCACTGCCGGCCTTCTGCTATCCTGATTAAGGAAGGATCGGCCTATCCCGGAGAGATTCTGGTGACTGCGCCGACCGGGAGTTGCGATCTCACTTCGGCGCTTGAGTGTATTATGCTTGGCCTGGAGCAGGGGACGGAAATTACGATTCAGGTTACGGGCCCTGATGAAGAGGCGTATGCCCATAAGCTGGTTGAGCTTTTTGAAACCCATTTTGATTTCCCCCCGCAATGAATCTTTTCGTATGAAAAGCGTACATTGAAAAGGGAAGAAATAAGCGAGGAGGCGGGCGGCCGATCGCCCTGCTCTCCGGATCGTTTCGGGGTTCTCTGCCGATTTTTCCAGCCGAGTGAGCAGATAAATCCTCTTCTGCCGGGGTTGACCCCGAATCTGTTACTGGTATAGTTCCCGCGAATTTTTGCCAAATCATTGGCTTCTAAAGAATAATCATATCTAAAAACCAGGAAGGAAATATCATGTCAGCTAAGGTTCTTGATGCTGTAAAACCGGGTGTTCTCTTTGGAGACGACGTCGCTAAAGTTTTCGAAATTGCAAAGGCCAATAAATTCGCTCTTCCGGCCGTAAACGTTGTGGGTTCAGATTCCATCAACGGAGTTTTGGAAGCGGCCGCAGCCGTCAACTCTCCGGTCATTATTCAGTTTTCCAACGGCGGTGCAGCATTCACGGCCGGTAAAGGACTGAAACTCGAAGGTCAGGATGCACAGATTCTCGGTGCGATTGCCGGGGCAAATCATGTACACGCCATGGCAGAAGCTTATGGGGTTCCGGTTATTCTTCACACCGACCACGCCGCTAAGAAACTGCTACCGTGGATCGACGGTCTGCTCGACGCCGGTGAGAAGAAATTTGCTGAAGAAGGGCGTCCGCTCTTCTCCTCCCACATGCTCGACCTCTCCGAAGAAACCCTCGAAGAAAACATCGAGATCTCCGCGAAGTATCTCGAGCGCATGTCTAAAATCGGCATGACCCTCGAAATCGAACTCGGTTGCACCGGCGGTGAAGAAGACGGCGTCGATAACTCCGATATGGATGAGTCCAAGCTCTACACTCAGCCGGAAGACGTTGCCTACGCATATGAAAAACTGAACGCCATCAGCCCGAACTTCACGGTTGCGGCTTCTTTCGGTAACGTGCACGGCGTTTACAAACCGGGTAATGTAAAACTGACCCCGACCATCCTGCGTGATTCCCAGGCTTATGTTGCTGAAAAATTCGGCACGGATTCCGCTCAGCCGCTGAACTTTGTGTTCCACGGCGGATCCGGATCCTCCCCGGCGGAAATCGAAGAGTCTATCGGTTACGGTGTAATCAAAATGAACATCGACACCGACACACAGTGGGCCACCTGGGAAGGTGTATTGAATTTCTATAAGGAAAATGAAGGCTACCTGCAGGGTCAGCTCGGCAATCCGGAAGGCGCCGACAAGCCGAACAAGAAATTCTACGATCCGCGCGTCTGGCTGCGTAAAGGCCAGGAAGGCATGATCAACCGCGTGAAACAGGCCTTTGCCGACCTCAACGCCGTTGGCGTAAACTAAGTTTCCAACCATTGGAAACGGCGAAGCCACCCGAATCGGGTGGCTTTTTTTATGTGGTAAATGAACGGTTGGGTGGTTACTCTGTCATACAGTACGTATGCAGTATAAAACTGTGATCTGTAATCTAAACATCCCCCGGAGGGCAGTATGAAGAAGTGGTTGATATTGGTGGCGGCGGTCGCCTTGAGTGCAGGAGCGTTTGCAGCGGAAGGCTGGTTGACGGATTTCGAAAAGGCTAAAGCACAGGCTAAGCAAGAGAATAAACATATCCTGATTGATTTCAGCGGTTCTGACTGGTGCGGCTGGTGCATCAAGCTGGATAAGGAAGTCTTTCAGAAAGAGGAATTCAAAGCCTATGCTGAAGACAATCTGGTGCTGATGCTGGCGGATTTCCCGAGCGACAAATCAAAAGTCAGTGCGGAAACCATGAAGCAGAATGAAAAGCTGGCGAAAGAGTTCGGCGTACGCGGTTTCCCGACGGTATTCGTTCTGGCCCCCGACGGCAGCACGGTTGGAAAAACCGGTTACCAGGCTGGCGGTCCGGAAGAATATGTGAAACATCTGAAGAGCATCATCGCCGAGAAAAAATAATTTGCACCAATCCAGTGCTGAGTATACGAGCCGTTCCGGATATCCGGAACGGCTCTTCTGTTATCCGAATCCCATATTTGCCGATATTTCGGAGGCTGCCGCTTTGATTTTTTGCGACATGCCTCTGATTTTTGCTTTGGTGAAGGTGCTGACCGAGGCGGTGATGCCTGCGGCGGCGATGGTTTTTCCGAAGGCATTGATGACCGGTGCCGCGATGCAGCGGACGCCGGGGACATATTCTTCTTCATCCATGGCGTATCCGAGCTTGCGGGTTTGTTCAATATCGGCGAGCACCATGGCTTCGGTTGAATTGGTCTGTGCGGTATAGGCGGTAAGGTTCAGCGTCCGGATGAATCGGGATGGTTCCGGAATCTGAAAGGCGAGAAAAATTTTACCGGTGGATGAACTGTGGAGGTCAACCAGCGTTCCGGGGCGTGCGGCGATACGGACGGGGTGCGGGCTGTCAGCGACTTCCACCAGCATGGATTTATCGCCATTCAATACTGCGAGGTGGCAGGATTCGCCGGTCTCTTCGGCCAGTTTGCGCAGTACCGGCCGGGCGAATCCGCGGATGTCCAGATTGTCGAGCGCTTTGACGCCGACCTGTACCAGTGTCGGACCCAGTGTGAGCGTTCCGTTATCGGTTTCTGCCAGAAAACCGTCCTCTAAAAGAGTCTGGGTAATTCGCAGGGCGGTGGTGCGCGGAATCTCCAAAGACTGGGAAATTTCTTTCAACGCAATACCGCCGGGGTGATCGGCAATTTGTTTCATAACCTCGCAGGCTTTCCCGAGGTTGGGGATATGATATTTATTCATGAACTCATTTGTTCATATATGAAAATAATGATCAATTCTAAATCCCTTTTTACCCGGTGCGGCCTACTTGTGAATGTGCGGCGTTAAAAATAGAGCGGGTTATCGACGCCGCAGCGCAGAGCGATTTCTTTTACGGAAAGGTTGGAACGGGGCAGGAGCACCAGAGCCAGCTGCATACACATCAGGGTTCCTGCATATACCGGGGCATAGCCGACGGAGCGGCTGAACCGATTATCTTTGAAATTAACAAAACGTTAGCGCGAACAACGCATCAATCGGAAGCGTGCGCATAGGACATGCCCGCGAACATAACCTGCGCAAAAAAACGAAGCTAACGGTAAACGAACAGGAAGTCGAATTTCCGGATGATTGGATCGAATATGATCAGGCCAACAGACAGAACGGTTTCTTCGGTTTCATCACAGTTCCGCTGTCCACCGGAATTATGCGGGAGAACAACGAAGTCAAGCGGTCGGGTTTCCCGCTAAAGCGATCCAATGGATTCAATTTGAAATCATCCATATCAAAAGCGCAGCAGATATATTGGCTTTTCTGAGAGGGCAGTTTTTGAGGTTCAATCGGAGGAATAAACCGTATTTCAGAAACGTGGTGTTCATATTTGAACGGTTTGATATTTTCTGAATCTCTGAAATCGCTCTGGACTGGAAGGAGAGTAATTATGACGGACTGGAGGTATTGATGACCAAACGAGTTGCATTCCTATTGGCCGGAACGGCCTTTGTATCGACGGTTTTTTCCGGTTTAACGGAAATGGTGGAGCCGATTGACTGGAGCCGGTTTCCGGCGGTAAACCATTCGGATTCTGAATTTGAACGGGGTTCAAAGCTGCTTTCAAATGCTGCCCGCCATTCGCTGCAGTGGGCAGAGGCGTTTTATGAGACGGGAGAATCGGGAGACCGCTACCTCATAAAAAACAAAAACGTGGAGTGGACTATTCGTCCGGCAACCAGTGCGGCGCTGGGCCTGGCGATTGCTCTGAAAACCGGTGTGGCTCCCGAATCTATAGGGTTTTCCAAAGAGGAGATCACCGCACGAACGCTGAAGTTGATCAAAGGAGCCGCCTCCATTCATAAGGCGAACGGCGGAAAGTGGGGCGATCACTGGCAGTCATCGCTTTGGGCTGCGCAAGTGGGGCGTGCGGCCTGGATGCTGTGGGATGAGCTGGACGATGAAACGCGAGAAATGGTCGCGGAATTAGTCGTTTATGAAGCGAACCGTAACTATAAGGTTCGCTACTGGAATGGAAAAGGCGGCGATTCGAAAGCCGAAGAAAATTCGTGGGATTCGATGATTCTTCAGGTGGCTGTTGCGATGATGCCGAACCATCCGGATGCGGGGGAGTGGAAAAGAAAATGCAGTGCACTGCTGGTTGGTTCCTACTGTCGTCCGTCCGATATGGAGCGGACGGATTTTACGGTCGATGGAAAAACGCCGGCAGAATGGCTGGATGGATATAATATCCGTGAAGACGGCATTGTGATCAACCATCACCTGATTCACAACGACTACATGGCCTCTATTGCCCATCTTCAAATGCAGGGGTTTATGGTTTTCCCGCTGGTCGGACTGCCGGTTCCGGAATCAGTCGATTTTAATTTTGACGTTGTCTACCGCACACTGGCGACAAAAGAATTTGTGTCGCCGCCGTTCAAAGAGCCCGGCGGATCGATGTTTATTCCGGGAAGTCCGGAGCAGTATTATCCGAAGGGTACGGACTGGTCGAAATACCGCTATGCCTGTTTTTACGGTATGGATACGCTGTACGATGTGCTCGGTTACGAAGCGGGCCTTGGGGAAAAGGCTTCGGAGTGGCGGAGACTGCGGGCGGAGCGCATGCTGAAAATGCAGGCACGCCATGAAGACGGGCGTCTGTATGCGCCGGGGGAATATGACACCTACAAAGGGGTTGAACAGATGGTGTTCTGGATGATGGCGGATGCGCATCTGCTCCAGTGGCTTGCCGATTGCGGTGTATCCTTTGAACAGAAAAACTGGCTGGAGGAATAGGATGAATCGCATGGTGTTGGGATGGGTGGTTACCATAGCTGCAGCGGTTGCGATGGCCGATGATGCACAGATCCGCCGACAGTTTTCGGAGTATTATGTGCAGACCTCGGCGAGTGAATCCGCCGTGAAAAAATATATGCAGAGTATGCGCACAGACGGAACCTGGGCGGATATTGATTATGAGAGCAAACGGCGCGGCAGCTGGCCGACGCGCGGTCATCTGACCCGGTTGGAGGGCATGGCGGTCGTATATGCCGATCCCGAGGCAAAACTTTTCCAATCATTGGAACTGCGCGATGCGATTGTTACCGGGCTGAATCATTGGCTGGAGATGGATTACCGCAATCCTAACTGGTGGCAGGGCCGAATCGGGGTACCGAAGTCCATGGCGGCGACCCTGATTCTGTTAGGGGACGGCTTACCGGATGATGTGCTGAAAAGGGCCCGGCCGATTCTGCTGCGGAGTAAAATGGGGATGACCGGTCAGAACAAAGTCTGGTGTGCCGGAAACAATGTGATGATCGGTTTACTGTATGACGAACCGGAACGAATTGAAAAGGCGGTGGCGGAAATCTGGTCGGAACTGCGCGTTTCGACGGAGGAGGGTATTCAGCCCGATTGGAGTTTTCATCAGCACGGTCCGCAGCAGCAGTTCGGCAACTACGGGGCCTCGTTTGCCGGCGATATGATCAAGTGGGCCTCCATTCTGCGGGGGACGGATTATGCGTTGAGCGGGGATAAACTGGAGATTCTGCGGAATTATATGCTCAATGGCGTTTCATGGATTATCTGGAACGGGCGGATGGACCTCAGCGGCTGCGGGCGGCAGATTGATCGGGGAGCGCAGGCGGCAAAAGGGCGGGGCACCCTTCGGCAGCTGAAGGCCATGCCTTCAATCGATCCGGAATGTTCCGGTGAATATAAAGCGGTTCTGAACCGGGCCGGATTTAATCCGTTCTGGCGCTCCGAAATGGCGGTGCAGCGCCGGCCGGACTGGTATGCCTCGGTCAGGATGAGTTCAACGCGGGTGATCGGAGCGGAAACCTGCAACTCGGAAAACATGCAGGGGTTGCATCTGGGCGACGGTATGCTGCTGGTTTATCGCGATGGATCGGAATATGAGGATATTGTCCCGCTTTGGGATTGGAAGCGTCTTCCCGGCACAACCTGCGATCAGGGACAGACCAATCTGGTTCCTAAAAGCTGGAATAAAGGATATGGCGGTTCTGATTTTTCGGGGGTTCTTGGAACCGGTGAAACCGGTATGGCGGCAATGATGTATAAACGAAAAAATCTTGTTGCCCGGAAGTCATATTTTTTCTTCAGAGATCAGATTGTTTGTTTAGGCGCGGGGATTTCAGGAGAGACGGACGGAGATGTTTATACCTCGATTGAGCAGTCGTGGATGAAAGGGGACGTCCAAAAGGATGAGGGATTCATTCACCATAATGGCATCGCCTATCAGGTTCTGGATGGAGACCCTGTGCTTCGATCCGGAAACGTTGTCGGCAATTGGACCGGCAGTTTTCCAGATCGTGCTGACCGGCCGGAATCGGGTGACGTATTCAGCGCCTGGATCAATCATGGCAAATCGCCAAAAGACGCCACGTATGCCTATCGCATTTTTTCTCCTGCTGGAAACGAGCGTTCCGGGCAGATGTCTGAGGTGTTGAGTAATACGAAGGCCCTTCAGGCGGTGACCTGTGAGCAAACGGTTTATGCCGTATTTTATGTAGCAGGAAGGCTGGAGATCGGGGCGGGCCGGGCGGTTGAGGCCTCCGGCCCATGCCTCCTCTTGATGGGGGATAAGGGCTTGAAGGTTGCGGACCCAACGCATTCCCTTCAAACATTGAAAATCAGGGTGAATGAAA
This window harbors:
- a CDS encoding lipoate--protein ligase family protein — encoded protein: MLIFESQSLDVHRNLAMEEYLMDRVQNCGPILYLWRSACAVVMGKNQNPWQECRLDLMAKESVPLARRISGGGTVYHDAGNLNYCIITGREEYVENAAYQLVFQTLEKFGIRAEKTGKSNLSVDGVKFSGNAFAFRKGRVMHHGTLLLKTDLERLNRYLGSMLKGIETHAIASEPAKVMNLGIERQLLAEALKKEFRKNYADGREFQWLEADFDAAVLQEIEARQFSDDWKFGATPAFTLERNGLLYRIRKGEVQNGEFAGKMFASVANSFVC
- a CDS encoding HPr family phosphocarrier protein, with protein sequence MFEAKATIKNEAGIHCRPSAILIKEGSAYPGEILVTAPTGSCDLTSALECIMLGLEQGTEITIQVTGPDEEAYAHKLVELFETHFDFPPQ
- the fbaA gene encoding class II fructose-bisphosphate aldolase, whose product is MSAKVLDAVKPGVLFGDDVAKVFEIAKANKFALPAVNVVGSDSINGVLEAAAAVNSPVIIQFSNGGAAFTAGKGLKLEGQDAQILGAIAGANHVHAMAEAYGVPVILHTDHAAKKLLPWIDGLLDAGEKKFAEEGRPLFSSHMLDLSEETLEENIEISAKYLERMSKIGMTLEIELGCTGGEEDGVDNSDMDESKLYTQPEDVAYAYEKLNAISPNFTVAASFGNVHGVYKPGNVKLTPTILRDSQAYVAEKFGTDSAQPLNFVFHGGSGSSPAEIEESIGYGVIKMNIDTDTQWATWEGVLNFYKENEGYLQGQLGNPEGADKPNKKFYDPRVWLRKGQEGMINRVKQAFADLNAVGVN
- a CDS encoding thioredoxin family protein: MKKWLILVAAVALSAGAFAAEGWLTDFEKAKAQAKQENKHILIDFSGSDWCGWCIKLDKEVFQKEEFKAYAEDNLVLMLADFPSDKSKVSAETMKQNEKLAKEFGVRGFPTVFVLAPDGSTVGKTGYQAGGPEEYVKHLKSIIAEKK
- a CDS encoding IclR family transcriptional regulator, whose amino-acid sequence is MNKYHIPNLGKACEVMKQIADHPGGIALKEISQSLEIPRTTALRITQTLLEDGFLAETDNGTLTLGPTLVQVGVKALDNLDIRGFARPVLRKLAEETGESCHLAVLNGDKSMLVEVADSPHPVRIAARPGTLVDLHSSSTGKIFLAFQIPEPSRFIRTLNLTAYTAQTNSTEAMVLADIEQTRKLGYAMDEEEYVPGVRCIAAPVINAFGKTIAAAGITASVSTFTKAKIRGMSQKIKAAASEISANMGFG
- a CDS encoding polysaccharide lyase family 8 super-sandwich domain-containing protein gives rise to the protein MNRMVLGWVVTIAAAVAMADDAQIRRQFSEYYVQTSASESAVKKYMQSMRTDGTWADIDYESKRRGSWPTRGHLTRLEGMAVVYADPEAKLFQSLELRDAIVTGLNHWLEMDYRNPNWWQGRIGVPKSMAATLILLGDGLPDDVLKRARPILLRSKMGMTGQNKVWCAGNNVMIGLLYDEPERIEKAVAEIWSELRVSTEEGIQPDWSFHQHGPQQQFGNYGASFAGDMIKWASILRGTDYALSGDKLEILRNYMLNGVSWIIWNGRMDLSGCGRQIDRGAQAAKGRGTLRQLKAMPSIDPECSGEYKAVLNRAGFNPFWRSEMAVQRRPDWYASVRMSSTRVIGAETCNSENMQGLHLGDGMLLVYRDGSEYEDIVPLWDWKRLPGTTCDQGQTNLVPKSWNKGYGGSDFSGVLGTGETGMAAMMYKRKNLVARKSYFFFRDQIVCLGAGISGETDGDVYTSIEQSWMKGDVQKDEGFIHHNGIAYQVLDGDPVLRSGNVVGNWTGSFPDRADRPESGDVFSAWINHGKSPKDATYAYRIFSPAGNERSGQMSEVLSNTKALQAVTCEQTVYAVFYVAGRLEIGAGRAVEASGPCLLLMGDKGLKVADPTHSLQTLKIRVNEKSYQINLPQGADRGKQVAIRL